Proteins from one Nicotiana tabacum cultivar K326 chromosome 23, ASM71507v2, whole genome shotgun sequence genomic window:
- the LOC142177592 gene encoding zinc finger BED domain-containing protein RICESLEEPER 2-like, with amino-acid sequence MTENIQSDKMMGESGASNSNAISQSETTELNITKKGKKRSIVWDHFTEIITSEGSTKAKCDYYFIEYYFKTKDGTSTLLSHMFKCPKRPAIVDKKQSNLGFQSVPGGSQGDVAVVTWKFDQEECRKAVCRMVIVDELPLRFVEKEGFRDFMKVAQPYFRIPSHSIVTRDCFDLFNEEKQKLKRSFIETKQRVCITTDTWTSIQRINYICITAHWIDSEWNMHKRIINFCPIVSHKCEDMANGIGRCLREWGINKIFTVTVYNTSSNDVTVKELSKQLTKMGTNLMNGNNLHVRCMAHIMNLMVQDGLKESSVSIEHVRHAVRYVRQSPARLNRFQECFDDEQLNCKKTLCLDVPTRWNSTYLMLRRAVEFESAFSHYASSEIGLRHYLEHSYIEVGIPTGKLLSSDWENVKRITKFLEIFYLLALKISGSRYVTSNIHFLEISAVAVYLKLLIANEDTILSEMAKKMKEKFNKYWGDPGKMNKIIFISCILDPRYKLESVGYALVKMFGEDPRATIQEEVKKYMTSLFCEYVKSSSKGVVLASSSDCSSLDTSTSGLSDSQVITQNTGLLESLMQDIKKYKSGSGGVDTKTELDKYFGKETEDDTKEFDVRLWWKLNSARFPVLAEMARDVLAVPVSSVASECAFSTGGRLLDSFRSSLTPKLVQDLVCLQDWHRNEKLKQHVSVEEDIDKMEHLKQDLASDGKDPSVIDV; translated from the exons ATGACTGAAAATATACAAAGTGATAAGATGATGGGTGAAAGTGGGGCTTCTAATTCAAATGCAATAAGCCAATCTGAAACAACCGAGTTAAATAtaaccaaaaaaggaaaaaaaaggtctATTGTGTGGGATCATTTTACAGAAATTATTACTTCCGAAGGGAGTACAAAAGCAAAATGTGACTATTACTTTATTGAGTATTATTTTAAGACCAAAGACGGTACGTCGACACTTCTTTCTCATATGTTTAAATGTCCTAAACGCCCTGCTATTGTTGATAAAAAACAATCAAATTTAGGTTTTCAATCTGTTCCGGGGGGTAGTCAGGGTGACGTAGCTGTTGTTACTTGGAAATTTGATCAGGAAGAGTGTAGGAAGGCAGTATGTCGTATGGTAATAGTTGATGAGCTTCCTTTGAGATTTGTTGAGAAAGAAGGTTTTAGAGACTTTATGAAAGTGGCGCAACCTTATTTTCGGATCCCTTCCCATAGTATTGTAACTAGGGATTGTTTTGATCTTTTTAATGAAGAAAAGCAAAAGTTGAAGAGGTCTTTTATAGAAACGAAACAAAGAGTATGTATTACCACTGATACCTGGACTTCTATACAAAGAATCAATTATATATGTATCACTGCCCATTGGATTGATAGTGAATGGAATATGCAtaaaagaataattaatttttgtcctATTGTTAGTCATAAATGTGAAGATATGGCAAATGGTATTGGTAGGTGCTTACGTGAGTGGGGGATAAATAAGATCTTTACTGTCACAGTTTATAATACAAGCTCCAATGATGTGACAGTAAAAGAATTGTCTAAGCAATTAACAAAAATGGGAACTAATTTGATGAACGGTAATAACCTTCACGTGAGATGTATGGCTCACATCATGAATCTTATGGTCCAGGATGGTTTAAAAGAATCTTCAGTGTCTATTGAACATGTTAGGCATGCAGTGAGATATGTTAGGCAGTCTCCTGCGAGGTTGAACAGGTTTCAAGAATGTTTTGATGATGAACAACTCAATTGTAAAAAAACTTTGTGCTTGGATGTTCCAactaggtggaattccacctacttGATGTTGCGTAGGGCTGTTGAATTTGAAAGTGCATTTTCACATTATGCATCTAGTGAAATTGGCCTAAGACATTATCTTGAGCATTCTTATATTGAAGTTGGAATTCCTACAGGTAAACTTTTGAGTAGTGATTGGGAGAATGTAAAAAGAATTACAAAGTTTCTTGAAATCTTCTATCTTCTTGCTTTGAAAATATCTGGATCACGTTATGTTACATCGAATattcattttcttgaaatttcTGCGGTTGCTGTTTATTTGAAGCTATTGATAGCAAATGAAGATACAATTTTAAGTGAAATGGCAAAGAAGATGAAGGAAAAGTTTAATAAGTATTGGGGTGATCCAGGGAAAATGAATAAGATAATTTTCATCTCATGTATTTTGGATCCACGTTACAAGCTCGAATCAGTTGGTTATGCACTTGTAAAGATGTTTGGTGAAGATCCGAGGGCAACTATACAAGAAGAAGTGAAGAAGTACATGACTTCATTATTTTGTGAGTATGTAAAGTCCAGCTCAAAAGGTGTCGTGCTTGCTTCATCTTCAGATTGTTCTTCATTGGACACTTCTACTTCCGGGCTTTCTGACAGTCAAGTAATCACCCAAAATACAGgacttttggaatcactaatgcaagatataaaaaaatataaaagtgggagTGGAGGTGTGGATACTAAAACAGAGTTAGATAAATATTTTGGTAAAGAAACTGAGGATGACACTAAAGAATTTGATGTTCGTCTCTGGTGGAAATTGAACTCAGCTAGATTTCCTGTTCTTGCGGAGATGGCTCGTGATGTATTAGCGGTTCCGGTTTCAAGCGTGGCATCCGAATGTGCGTTTAGTACGGGAGGTCGtcttcttgattcatttaggagttcattaacTCCTAAATTGGTGCAAGATCTAGTGTGTCTTCAAGATTGGCATcgaaatgaaaaattaaaacaacATGTTAGTGTTGAGGAAGATATTGATAAAATGGAGCATCTTAAACAAG ATTTAGCCAGCGATGGAAAAGACCCTTCTGTAATTGACGTGTAG